The Chitinophaga flava genome has a segment encoding these proteins:
- a CDS encoding OmpA family protein, translated as MKKVFLLLGICALGSTTQAQLFDRIKNKVQQKVNDKIDQTIDKATTPKKKDDQGNTGNNNTGNTADNNNTAAANNSAPSASTDIKAYSRFDFVPGEKIIVQENFAQDVIGEFPGQWNTRSGAELVTVSNRPGKWLAIKQDGIFYPEYITNKLPDNFTLQVDLMASNGIAGIGAITVGLIKASDTDEKFHYGDGSAASNPSFKVTFSPKSSGEGTFRYSSNLIGDHSISGTPYFNVPKKNYVRLSIWRQKQRVRVYVDSTKILDLPRALDADGGLNALVFSSYAPDYDKTDGVFYISNINLAVGAPDTRNKLITEGKFTTHGILFDTNSDHIKAESYGALKDIASVLSENAAVKVKIIGHTDADGNDKLNLDLSKRRAEAVKAALNKTFGIDVARMETDGKGKTQPIDNNTSEVGKANNRRVEFIKL; from the coding sequence ATGAAAAAGGTATTCCTGTTGCTCGGTATATGCGCCCTGGGGAGCACTACCCAGGCTCAATTATTTGACCGCATCAAAAACAAAGTACAACAGAAGGTCAATGACAAAATTGACCAGACCATTGACAAAGCCACTACCCCAAAAAAGAAAGACGATCAGGGTAACACCGGAAACAATAACACCGGTAATACTGCTGACAACAACAATACAGCGGCCGCCAATAACAGCGCGCCTTCGGCCAGCACCGATATCAAAGCCTATTCCCGCTTTGACTTTGTGCCAGGAGAAAAAATCATTGTCCAGGAAAATTTTGCACAGGACGTTATTGGTGAATTCCCTGGTCAGTGGAACACCCGTTCCGGCGCGGAACTGGTGACTGTCAGCAACCGTCCGGGCAAATGGCTGGCCATCAAACAGGATGGTATTTTTTATCCGGAATATATTACCAACAAACTGCCGGACAACTTCACCCTGCAGGTAGACCTGATGGCCAGCAATGGTATTGCCGGCATCGGCGCCATTACCGTGGGCCTGATAAAAGCATCCGATACCGATGAAAAGTTCCATTATGGAGATGGCAGCGCTGCATCCAATCCCTCCTTTAAGGTAACGTTCTCCCCTAAGAGTTCCGGTGAAGGTACTTTTCGTTATTCTTCCAATCTGATTGGTGATCATAGCATCAGCGGTACCCCATATTTTAACGTACCGAAGAAAAACTATGTAAGGCTCTCTATCTGGCGTCAGAAACAACGGGTACGCGTATATGTAGACAGCACCAAGATACTGGACCTGCCTCGCGCACTGGATGCAGACGGCGGCTTAAACGCCCTCGTGTTCTCCTCTTACGCACCTGACTATGATAAGACAGACGGCGTCTTCTATATCAGCAATATCAACCTGGCCGTAGGTGCACCCGATACCCGCAACAAACTGATTACCGAAGGTAAATTCACCACCCACGGTATTCTCTTTGATACCAACAGCGACCATATCAAAGCAGAATCTTACGGTGCTCTGAAAGATATCGCCAGCGTGCTTTCAGAAAATGCAGCCGTAAAAGTTAAAATCATAGGCCATACCGATGCTGACGGCAACGACAAGCTGAACCTCGACCTGTCCAAACGCAGGGCCGAAGCGGTAAAAGCAGCCCTCAACAAAACCTTTGGTATTGATGTAGCCCGTATGGAAACAGACGGTAAAGGCAAAACACAGCCTATCGACAACAACACTTCCGAAGTAGGAAAAGCTAATAACCGCCGCGTAGAATTTATCAAATTATAA
- a CDS encoding molybdopterin-dependent oxidoreductase: MKRSCLVGLLLSLFMIATAQQRPSVKISGEVTKPLTLYPENLHTMKRTTVTLKDRDGNDHAYTGVPLQDILEQAGVTTGKALRGENLSKYLLVRSADGYEVLFSLAELDSDFTDRIVVLADESDGQPLPAGKGPFRLVVPGEKRPARSSFQVTELIIRFAKD, encoded by the coding sequence ATGAAAAGATCCTGTTTAGTAGGGCTGTTGTTAAGCCTGTTTATGATCGCTACAGCGCAACAGCGGCCTTCGGTAAAGATATCCGGCGAAGTCACAAAACCACTGACTTTATATCCGGAAAATCTGCATACAATGAAACGTACCACTGTTACACTGAAAGACCGTGATGGTAACGATCACGCCTATACCGGCGTGCCGCTGCAGGACATCCTGGAACAGGCAGGTGTCACCACCGGTAAAGCTTTGCGGGGAGAGAACCTCAGCAAATACCTGCTGGTAAGAAGTGCAGACGGATATGAAGTGTTGTTTTCACTGGCTGAACTGGACAGTGATTTTACAGACAGAATAGTAGTGTTGGCAGATGAATCCGATGGGCAGCCACTGCCGGCCGGCAAAGGGCCTTTCAGACTGGTGGTGCCAGGTGAGAAAAGACCCGCCCGCAGCAGTTTTCAGGTGACGGAGTTAATCATCAGGTTTGCGAAAGACTGA
- a CDS encoding cytochrome-c peroxidase — protein MMKIIVVGMMTALLAAGVSVVRKPVPAALSWPAYFGNRVFVPADNPTTEEGVQLGRMLFYEKALSVNDKMSCATCHQQAKAFTDGKTFSAGADGTLQPRNTMALVNLLWVRLLFWDGRAAGLEEQAITPLTAPHEMGQSLENAAAKLRQRKHYPALFLRVFGNDSITGDRIVKALAQFERTLISANSRYDQYLQGKYQPTVSESKGISLFYTNPDPSRNIRGASCGHCHGGPKTYSDLFHNNGLDAVPADKGRQNITGQAYDNGRFRVATLRNIALTAPYMHDGRFKTLEEVIDHYSEHIAQSETLSPFLQRSSNIPEGTSLQLFPQEKKDLLAFLHMLTDSSFITDPRFSNPFPVN, from the coding sequence ATGATGAAAATAATTGTTGTAGGGATGATGACCGCCCTGCTGGCAGCCGGTGTATCGGTTGTCCGGAAACCTGTGCCCGCGGCCTTGTCCTGGCCGGCCTATTTCGGGAACCGGGTGTTTGTACCTGCAGATAATCCCACTACGGAAGAAGGCGTACAATTAGGCCGCATGCTGTTTTATGAAAAAGCACTGTCTGTCAATGATAAGATGAGCTGTGCTACCTGCCATCAGCAGGCGAAAGCCTTTACAGATGGGAAAACATTCAGTGCTGGCGCCGATGGTACGCTACAACCCCGTAACACTATGGCACTGGTCAATCTGTTGTGGGTACGTCTCCTTTTCTGGGACGGCAGGGCCGCCGGTTTGGAGGAACAGGCTATCACACCACTGACTGCACCCCACGAAATGGGACAGTCCCTCGAAAACGCCGCGGCCAAACTAAGACAACGTAAGCATTATCCGGCATTATTCCTCCGGGTATTTGGCAATGACAGTATTACCGGCGACCGTATTGTAAAAGCACTGGCGCAGTTTGAACGAACCCTGATATCGGCCAATTCGCGCTATGATCAATATCTGCAGGGAAAATATCAACCTACGGTATCCGAATCAAAGGGTATTTCCCTCTTTTATACCAATCCGGACCCTTCCCGTAATATCAGAGGGGCTTCCTGCGGGCATTGCCATGGCGGCCCCAAAACCTACAGCGACCTGTTTCATAATAATGGTCTGGATGCTGTGCCTGCAGATAAGGGCCGGCAAAACATCACCGGACAGGCTTACGACAATGGGCGGTTCCGGGTGGCCACCCTGCGCAACATTGCGCTCACTGCTCCGTATATGCATGATGGTAGGTTTAAGACACTGGAAGAAGTGATTGACCATTATAGCGAACATATCGCACAAAGTGAAACGCTGAGCCCTTTTTTACAACGCAGCTCCAACATACCGGAAGGTACTTCGCTGCAGCTGTTTCCACAGGAGAAAAAAGACCTGCTGGCCTTTTTGCATATGCTCACTGATTCCAGCTTTATCACTGATCCCCGTTTTTCAAATCCATTTCCCGTTAATTAA
- a CDS encoding alpha/beta hydrolase family protein, giving the protein MKTLLLFMLTLGSLITTAQSQFPWDLSQLKETPRTYPSDSCQVPGFRSFFYEGITYKARPTKVFAYYKTPAGTPPPGGWPAVVCVHGGGGTAFPAWVQAWVDHGFAAIAMDLEGHLPSGSYPNRQWHENAGPARITTFGDIELADREQWFYHAVADVIRAHSLLSSFPEINQQKIGIHGISWGGVITSAVIGLDHRWAFAVPVYGCGFLYNTSNPSWRQFFEAMTPKQLQAYKQKWDPSIYLPSSQVPTLWVTGTNDPAFPLDIWQQSALLGKGPRLLSMTITSKHGHKWEQSEIFAFASKIVRGEQTTLPANSATVIKGSTAVAELSGKYQIEKAVLCFTTDSSNWQKRSWQSVTATVDKKGVSAVIPAGTTALYFNITGKDSLTFSTPFTVRP; this is encoded by the coding sequence ATGAAAACATTACTGCTATTCATGCTGACTTTGGGCAGTCTGATCACAACTGCTCAAAGTCAGTTTCCCTGGGACCTTTCCCAATTGAAGGAAACACCCCGCACCTATCCTTCCGATTCCTGCCAGGTACCAGGCTTCCGCTCCTTCTTCTATGAAGGTATCACCTATAAAGCCCGTCCCACTAAAGTTTTCGCTTATTATAAAACGCCTGCCGGCACACCTCCTCCGGGTGGATGGCCTGCTGTTGTATGCGTACACGGCGGTGGTGGCACCGCTTTCCCTGCCTGGGTGCAGGCCTGGGTGGACCACGGTTTTGCAGCGATCGCCATGGATCTGGAAGGGCACCTGCCTTCCGGCAGTTACCCCAACCGGCAATGGCATGAAAACGCTGGCCCCGCCCGTATCACCACCTTTGGCGATATAGAGCTGGCCGATCGGGAGCAGTGGTTCTATCATGCCGTGGCCGACGTAATCAGAGCCCATTCTCTATTATCTTCCTTCCCTGAAATCAACCAACAAAAAATAGGTATCCATGGTATTTCCTGGGGTGGCGTGATCACTTCCGCCGTGATAGGGCTGGACCACCGTTGGGCTTTCGCAGTGCCTGTATATGGCTGCGGCTTTCTGTATAATACCAGCAATCCATCCTGGCGGCAGTTTTTTGAAGCCATGACACCCAAACAGCTCCAGGCCTATAAACAGAAATGGGACCCTTCCATTTATCTCCCTTCCAGCCAGGTGCCCACGCTGTGGGTAACCGGCACCAATGATCCCGCGTTTCCACTGGATATCTGGCAGCAGTCGGCCCTGCTGGGCAAAGGCCCCCGGCTACTGTCGATGACCATCACCAGTAAACATGGGCATAAATGGGAACAATCTGAAATATTTGCTTTTGCCAGTAAAATAGTGAGAGGGGAACAAACCACACTGCCGGCCAACAGTGCCACTGTTATCAAAGGGTCAACGGCCGTAGCAGAGTTATCGGGGAAATATCAGATCGAAAAGGCGGTATTATGTTTTACCACCGATAGCAGTAACTGGCAAAAGCGCTCATGGCAATCAGTTACTGCTACCGTTGATAAAAAAGGGGTATCTGCTGTTATACCGGCAGGCACCACTGCACTGTACTTCAACATCACCGGCAAGGACTCCCTGACTTTCAGTACGCCCTTTACCGTTAGACCGTGA